In one Drosophila pseudoobscura strain MV-25-SWS-2005 chromosome X, UCI_Dpse_MV25, whole genome shotgun sequence genomic region, the following are encoded:
- the LOC4815989 gene encoding uncharacterized protein codes for MSGRDDKADGQMKTNPSELQLHLKELWGPNICGSQLTSVKCWLLHQVGREDTLTSLALKYDTSIGKICRANRMQWQDVLLTRRQVWVPVRLQKNEDIVAELTKRMGSRILNTSVSFANPCTHPPHFHRQSSANPDAFAKDRDPLLITSEHMSIEE; via the coding sequence ATGAGTGGCCGCGATGACAAAGCCGATGGGCAAATGAAGACAAATCCATCTGAGCTTCAGTTGCACTTGAAGGAGCTGTGGGGACCCAATATTTGCGGCAGCCAGCTGACGAGTGTTAAGTGCTGGCTGCTCCATCAGGTGGGCAGGGAGGACACCCTGACCAGTCTGGCCCTCAAGTACGACACCAGCATCGGTAAAATTTGTCGGGCCAATCGCATGCAGTGGCAGGATGTGCTCCTGACGCGTCGCCAAGTCTGGGTACCCGTCCGGCTGCAGAAGAACGAGGACATCGTCGCTGAGCTGACCAAACGGATGGGATCGCGGATCCTGAACACTTCTGTGTCCTTCGCGAACCCGTGCACGCATCCGCCGCATTTCCATCGCCAGAGCTCCGCCAATCCGGATGCCTTTGCCAAGGATCGGGACCCTCTGCTGATCACCAGCGAGCACATGTCAATTGAAGAATAA
- the LOC4816047 gene encoding putative inorganic phosphate cotransporter — MPPEAEQTTARSYEQDSDIPTCRKARNFVIFMLFLGMANAYVMRTNMSVAIVAMVNHTAISDHDHRHSQGGEFMWSYKTQGYILSSFFYGYVLTQIPFGFLIKYYGAKHFLGWGMMLNSVAAFVVPVSAREGGPIPLGVVRFIQGLGEGPIVPCTHSLLAVWIPPDERSRAGAAVYAGAQFGTIISMPLSGLLAEYGFDGGWPSIFYVFGILSTVWCVLYLYLVPESPQVSKRIAEAERKYINEMIWKAQPEDTGRTPFLSFAKSRFFWAIMVAHAGQNYGYETLMTMLPTYMDRILSVNIKANGVLSSLPYLAMWLMAIVFAIVADGLIRHRLSITATRKIMNSFGQYGPALALIVVGYVHESLILTIIVFVLGLGLNGAIYSGFKINHLDLSPRFAGLLISITNCAANLIGLTAPMIAGHVIHHGPTIENWRIVFHIAGGVYIFCATFYNLCGSGKPQW, encoded by the coding sequence ATGCCGCCCGAGGCCGAACAGACGACAGCGAGATCCTACGAGCAGGACAGCGATATACCGACGTGCCGCAAGGCCCGCAACTTCGTCATCTTCATGCTGTTCCTGGGAATGGCCAATGCCTATGTGATGCGTACCAACATGTCCGTGGCGATTGTGGCGATGGTCAACCACACGGCCATCAGCGACCACGACCACCGGCACAGCCAGGGAGGGGAGTTCATGTGGAGCTACAAGACGCAGGGCTACATCCTGTCCAGCTTCTTCTACGGCTACGTGCTCACCCAGATTCCGTTCGGCTTCCTCATCAAGTACTATGGGGCCAAGCACTTCCTCGGCTGGGGCATGATGCTCAATTCGGTGGCGGCCTTTGTGGTGCCTGTCTCCGCCCGCGAGGGCGGCCCCATTCCCCTCGGCGTGGTCCGTTTCATCCAGGGCCTGGGCGAGGGTCCCATAGTGCCGTGCACCCACTCCCTGCTGGCCGTCTGGATCCCGCCCGACGAGCGGTCCCGGGCGGGGGCCGCCGTCTACGCGGGCGCCCAGTTCGGGACGATCATCTCGATGCCGCTGAGCGGCCTGCTGGCCGAGTACGGCTTCGACGGCGGCTGGCCCTCGATCTTCTACGTGTTCGGAATACTGAGCACCGTCTGGTGCGTgctctatctctatctggTGCCTGAGAGCCCGCAGGTGAGCAAGAGGATCGCCGAAGCCGAGCGTAAGTACATTAACGAGATGATCTGGAAGGCCCAGCCGGAGGACACCGGACGTACGCCGTTCCTGAGCTTCGCCAAGTCGCGCTTCTTCTGGGCCATCATGGTGGCCCATGCCGGCCAGAACTACGGCTACGAGACTCTGATGACGATGCTCCCCACCTACATGGACCGCATTCTCAGTGTGAACATCAAGGCGAACGGAGTGCTCTCGTCGCTGCCCTATCTGGCCATGTGGCTGATGGCCATCGTGTTTGCCATTGTGGCCGACGGCCTCATTCGCCACAGGCTATCCATTACGGCCACGCGGAAGATCATGAACAGCTTCGGGCAGTACGGCCCGGCCCTGGCCCTCATCGTGGTGGGATACGTCCATGAGAGCCTCATCCTCACCATCATCGTGTTCgtgctgggcctgggcctcaACGGGGCCATCTACTCCGGTTTCAAGATCAACCACCTGGACCTCTCGCCCCGCTTCGCCGGCCTGCTCATCTCCATCACCAACTGCGCGGCCAATCTGATCGGCCTCACGGCCCCCATGATCGCCGGCCACGTGATCCACCACGGGCCCACCATCGAGAATTGGCGCATTGTCTTTCACATCGCCGGCGGTGTCTATATCTTCTGTGCCACCTTCTACAACCTCTGCGGCAGTGGCAAGCCGCAGTGGTGA
- the Klf15 gene encoding Krueppel-like factor 7, giving the protein MEFFATGAFQQLYSELDDECGVSVSVSSDLILTASSDLDYGYAEARGQCDQVPVVDTEYYGIITLDSNNNQSNDYTIGHPEDEDHGLFFDFSDQDLSGCSTAGCSPPELSEWEQRLLDNFVEIPELIDFLPERTPLCTDMCDDFLEESNSNLRLAAPPPPPPAPPMSPSCLEPAPTAPATDAATDTATVPQLSQNAAGERGYLCTFGNCEKLYAKPAHLKAHLRRHLGEKPYACSWPECSWRFSRSDELARHRRSHSGVKPYKCDYCAKCFARSDHLTKHRKVHERRLLAATRLGKLLPDDVYAVRPGRKRKNHL; this is encoded by the coding sequence ATGGAGTTCTTTGCCACGGGTGCCTTTCAGCAGCTCTACAGCGAGCTGGACGACGAGTGCGgagtctctgtctccgtctcctccgATCTGATTCTGACCGCCAGCTCGGACCTGGATTACGGCTATGCGGAGGCCAGAGGTCAGTGCGATCAGGTGCCAGTGGTGGATACCGAATACTACGGCATCATCACCTtggacagcaacaacaaccagagcAACGACTACACCATCGGCCATCCGGAGGACGAGGACCATGGACTGTTCTTCGACTTCAGCGATCAGGATCTGTCTGGCTGCTCCACCGCCGGCTGCTCGCCCCCGGAGCTGAGCGAGTGGGAGCAGCGGCTGCTGGACAACTTTGTGGAGATACCCGAGCTGATAGACTTCCTGCCAGAGCGGACGCCGCTCTGCACGGACATGTGCGATGACTTCCTCGAggagagcaacagcaacctgCGTCTGGCCGcccccccgccgccgccaccggcACCGCCAATGTCGCCCTCGTGTTTGGAGCCAGCTCCGACAGCCCCCGCCACCGATGCTGCCACCGACACTGCCACCGTGCCCCAGCTCAGTCAGAATGCGGCGGGCGAGAGGGGCTACCTCTGCACGTTCGGCAACTGCGAGAAGCTGTACGCCAAGCCCGCCCACCTCAAGGCCCACCTGCGGAGGCATCTGGGCGAAAAGCCGTACGCCTGCAGCTGGCCGGAGTGCAGCTGGCGCTTCTCCCGCTCCGACGAGCTGGCCCGCCACCGTCGCTCCCACTCCGGCGTCAAGCCCTACAAATGCGACTACTGCGCCAAGTGCTTCGCCCGCTCCGACCACCTCACCAAGCACCGCAAGGTGCACGAGCGTCGCCTCCTGGCGGCCACCCGCCTCGGGAAACTCCTGCCCGACGATGTCTACGCAGTGCGTCCGGGCCGCAAGCGAAAGAACCATCTCTGA